A genomic region of Candidatus Eremiobacterota bacterium contains the following coding sequences:
- a CDS encoding glutamate synthase subunit alpha — protein HLEEDLRAWDALAREAAEPPQRGLFRYRREGVKHHYDPALLKNLRKTIVARDEAAFLALSDQLEQRETIALRDLVEPVPIGDPVPLDEVEPEDAIAARFVTAAMSLGALGPEAHEAVALGAKLAGARSNGGEGGEDPTRTLNAIKQVASARFGVAPEYLATADELEIKIAQGAKPGEGGQIPGFKVTEEIAVLRGAVKGQSLVSPPPHHDIYSIEDLAQLIYDLRRANAKAKIAVKLVAQSGIGYVASGVAKARADIVHVAGHDGGTGASPLGSIKHAGLPWELGLIETHHTLVANGLRGRVAIRVDGGFKTGRDVVLASMLGADAFAFGSALLVALGCIYARQCHQNTCPVGIATQDAALRGKFPGSAEDAETFLRFVARDVRRRLAALGARSLAEIRGRGDLVRPRYDRAQGIDLDELLRLPETRAPFDFARTDDAHLDDEAVSGETQRITPADRAVGARLAYDAVVRKARGEHVAPAAYRYRGSAGQSFGAFITAPLTLELDGEANDGAGKGMSGGTLIVRGAGSADEPAVGNACFYGARGGEAFVRGAAGERLAVRNSGATIVVEGAGDHACEYMTKGTVVILGATGRNLASGMTGGELFVLQAHAMRLGPTPLVAHELDEVSRARLRDLLRRHYEATGSPRALEYLDERAGALDAFVRFAVEAASTSSPAASAVPAAAGAVESAASPARISASRTARR, from the coding sequence GCACCTCGAGGAAGACCTCCGCGCGTGGGACGCGCTCGCGAGAGAGGCCGCCGAGCCGCCGCAGCGCGGGCTCTTCCGCTACCGCCGCGAGGGCGTGAAGCACCACTACGATCCGGCGCTGCTGAAGAACCTGCGCAAGACGATCGTCGCGCGCGACGAGGCGGCGTTCCTCGCGCTCTCCGACCAGCTCGAGCAGCGCGAGACGATCGCGCTGCGCGATCTGGTCGAGCCGGTCCCGATCGGCGACCCCGTGCCGCTCGACGAGGTGGAACCGGAGGACGCGATCGCGGCGCGCTTCGTCACCGCGGCGATGTCGCTCGGCGCGCTCGGTCCCGAGGCGCACGAGGCGGTCGCGCTCGGCGCGAAGCTCGCCGGCGCGCGCAGCAACGGCGGCGAGGGGGGCGAGGACCCGACGCGCACGCTGAACGCGATCAAGCAAGTCGCGTCGGCGAGGTTCGGCGTCGCGCCCGAATACCTCGCGACCGCCGACGAGCTCGAGATCAAGATCGCGCAGGGCGCGAAGCCCGGCGAGGGCGGGCAGATCCCCGGCTTCAAGGTGACCGAGGAGATCGCCGTGCTGCGTGGCGCGGTGAAAGGGCAGTCGCTGGTCTCGCCGCCGCCGCACCACGACATCTACTCGATCGAAGATCTCGCGCAGTTGATCTACGACCTGCGCCGCGCGAACGCGAAGGCGAAGATCGCGGTGAAGCTGGTCGCGCAGTCGGGGATCGGGTACGTCGCGAGCGGCGTCGCGAAGGCGCGCGCCGACATCGTGCACGTCGCCGGCCACGACGGCGGCACCGGCGCCTCGCCGCTCGGCTCGATCAAGCACGCGGGCTTGCCGTGGGAGCTGGGGCTCATCGAGACGCACCACACGCTGGTGGCGAACGGGCTGCGCGGCCGCGTCGCGATCCGCGTCGACGGCGGCTTCAAGACCGGCCGCGACGTCGTGCTCGCCTCGATGCTCGGTGCCGACGCGTTCGCGTTCGGCAGCGCGCTGCTGGTCGCGCTGGGCTGCATCTACGCGCGACAATGCCATCAGAACACCTGCCCGGTCGGGATCGCGACCCAGGACGCCGCGCTGCGCGGGAAGTTTCCCGGCTCGGCGGAGGACGCGGAGACGTTCCTGCGCTTCGTCGCGCGCGACGTGCGGCGGCGGCTCGCCGCGCTCGGCGCGCGTTCGCTCGCCGAGATTCGCGGCCGCGGCGATCTGGTGCGCCCGCGCTACGACCGCGCGCAGGGGATCGACCTCGACGAGCTGCTGCGCTTGCCGGAGACGCGCGCGCCGTTCGACTTCGCGCGGACCGACGACGCGCACCTCGACGACGAAGCGGTCTCGGGCGAAACGCAGCGCATCACGCCGGCGGACCGCGCCGTCGGCGCGCGGCTCGCGTACGACGCCGTCGTGCGCAAAGCGCGCGGCGAGCACGTCGCTCCGGCGGCGTACCGCTATCGCGGCAGCGCGGGGCAGAGCTTCGGTGCGTTCATCACCGCCCCGCTGACGCTCGAGCTCGACGGCGAGGCGAACGACGGCGCCGGCAAAGGGATGAGCGGCGGGACGCTGATCGTGCGCGGCGCTGGGAGCGCCGACGAGCCGGCCGTCGGCAACGCGTGCTTCTACGGCGCGCGCGGCGGCGAGGCGTTCGTGCGCGGCGCGGCCGGCGAGCGGCTCGCGGTGCGCAACAGCGGCGCGACGATCGTCGTGGAAGGCGCCGGCGACCACGCCTGCGAGTACATGACGAAGGGCACCGTCGTGATCCTTGGCGCGACGGGACGAAATCTCGCAAGCGGGATGACCGGCGGCGAGTTGTTCGTGCTGCAAGCGCATGCGATGCGGCTCGGCCCCACCCCGCTCGTCGCGCACGAGCTGGACGAGGTCTCACGCGCGCGGCTGCGCGATTTGTTGCGGCGTCATTACGAGGCGACCGGCTCGCCGCGCGCGCTGGAGTATCTGGACGAACGCGCCGGCGCGCTCGACGCGTTCGTCCGTTTTGCGGTCGAGGCGGCTAGTACGTCGAGCCCGGCGGCTTCGGCGGTTCCGGCGGCGGCGGGGGCGGTGGAGTCGGCGGCGTCCCCGGCGCGGATTTCTGCGTCGCGGACTGCACGGCGCTGA